The DNA sequence TAGTCGCACAGGGTCGTTCCCGAATAGGGGGCGCTCGCGTACGTCGCCCCCAGCTCACGGCGCACCTCCTGCCCGAGCACGTCCTGCGCCTCCATGGCGAGGGAGTCGCCCAGGTACAGCACGGTGGGCGCCTTCGAAGGGGCTTTCTTGCCGGTGCCGGTGCTCGCGCTCGGCGAGGCTGGCTTCCGCTGCTGCGTGGTCACCGACGCCTGCGGTGCGTCCGGAGGCGGCGCCGCCTCCGGCCCGGACGCCGGATCCCCGCACGCGCCGAGCAGCACGGCGGCCAGCAGTAGCCCCACGATCCACGGCCTGCGCATACGGCAACTCCCGCCCCGGGCACCGAAAACGGTTCCCCAGGCAAGCACAGCCGGGCCCAAGGCGGAAGACTCGCGTCGGCCATGGCCCACCCATGGCCGACGCGAGCCCGGCGGTCGGTCAGACGCGGTCCGCCGCGATCAGCAGGTACTGGAAACTGCCGTTGCGGTACGCGGTCAGGAACGTGTCCTCGATGCCCGTCACCAGGTGCTCGGCCTCACGGCGCAGCTCCCAGTAGGGCATGGTCGCCTCGGTGAGGTCCTCCACATGGACCGGGACGAGCCGGTTGCGAGCCATGGCGCGGAAGTACTCCGAGCGTGGGTGGATGTCGCAGATGTAGTGGGCGTTGATCAGGGACACCTCGCGCGAGGCGCGCCCGTAGGTGTCGTTGTAGCAGCCGGTGATGGTCACGTAGCGGCCGCCGCGGCGCAGCAGCCGGGCGTGCTCGGCGAACAGCAGGTCGAGCTCGACGTACATGGTCGACTCGTTGTTCCAGGAGGCCGCGTACGCTCCGGTCTGCAGCCCGGTGTCGAGCATGTTGCGGTGGTGGTAGCGCACCCGGCCGTCGATGCCCCGCTTGCGGGCCTGGGCGTTCGCGAACTCCGCCTGCTTCTGCGAGATGGTGACGCCGTCGGCGTGGCAGCCGTACCGCAGATGTGCCGTAACGCTGCCGCCGCCGCGCCCGCAACCGGCGTCGAAGACGCGGTCGGTGGGGGCGAGGGGGCCGAGCCGGTCGGCGAGCAGTTCGGCCTGGGCGTGCTCCAGCCGGTGCAGTTCGGTGGTGATGCGCTCCCGCCGCAGGTCCGGGTCGCGTTCGTCGAGCACGGCGCGGTCGGCGGCTCCGATGCCGTAGTGATGGTGGTAGAGGTCGTCGAGCTTTCCGAGTTCGAGGTTGACCGGGTTCTCCTCGGCGTTCCAGTAGTCCGCGACGCGGGTCTGGTACGTGGACTGGGTCGGCACCGATGCTGCCTTGGTGCCGGCGTCGGGGGCGATGGTCAACGGTGACTCCTCGTGCTGGTGCTTGTGACGCTCTGTCATTCGATCGCGCTTTACCAGTAGTTGGGCAGGTGGTAGCGGTGGGTGTTGGTGGAGTGCCACTCGTGGTTGCCGGCCACCCAGTCGGACAGGCCCCGGGCGTACCGCTCGACGAGCGGTGAGGTGACGGACAGCAGGGCCGACTCCTCCTCGAACGCCTCCATGATCCGGTTGTGGATCTCGACGGCCTTGAGGTAGGCGGCCTTCAGACCGCAGTGCTCGTTCGCGGCGATGACCTGCGGCAGGTTCAGATGGTCGGGGTCGCTCGCCAGCTCCTTGGTGAAGGAGTACAGGTCGTTGACGATCGTGGTGGCGTTGCAGGCGAGCGCCGTGATCCGCTGGATCTCGGGGCGGGCGTAGACCGCCTCGGGCAGTTCGTAGCCGTCCACGGCGTCCACGATCGACAGACAGGGCCGGAAGTTGTTGAACTGCCGCATCACCAGGTACTCCCAGACCTGCGGGACATACCGGGTCTCCGCCCAGGCGGCTTCGGCGAGATAGCCCAGGTGCAGCCGGGCGATGTCGTGGACGAAGCGGTCGGTCTGGCTCGGAGTGGCGAAGGCGGCGTAGTCCTGGAGGGCGAAGTGGTACGAGCGCAGCGGACCGTCGGCCCGCACGCCGTGCCGCCACTGTTCCTCCAGCTCGGGAATGCCGTGGTACGGGTCGAGCGCCGACTGGGCCATGATCAGCCGGCCCCCGAGGCCCCTGCGCGCTCCGCCCCGGCCCTCGTCCTCCTCGCAGTAGCAGGAGTCGACGACGTTCTCGGCGAGCAGCAACTCGCCTGCGGCCGTCAGACGTTCCAGATCGAGAGCCTGAGGATGCTGGAGCACCACGGCCCGCCCGAACTGGAACCCCGAGAAGTCGCCCTTCCACGCCTCGGGGAACAGATCGAGATGCCGGGCCCACTCCTCCAGCCTGCGGTCGACCTCCGCGGCCTTCACGGGGTCGGCGGGGGCCACCTGCCGGTACCGGAGCCCGGGAATCGCCCCGGTGCGCCGCTGGGTGCCGAACGAGCTCGCGATGTCCGGCGGTCCCGGCAGTGCGAAGCCGGAGACGGGGGAGGACGTGCTCATCGGGTGCTCCACGCGGTCACTCGGCCGTCCGGCCGATCTGGGCGTTCTCCAGGATCCCGACCGCGTCGGGGACGAGGATCGCCATCGAGTAGTAGGCGGTGACCAGGTAGCGCATGATCGAGTTGGCGTCGATGCCCATGAACCGCACGTTCAGGCCCGGCTGGTACTCCTCCGGAATGCCCGTCTGATACAGCCCGACGGCGCCCTGGTCGCCCTCCCCGGTGCGCAGCGCGATGATGCTGCTGGTGTGCTGCGGGCTGATCGGGATCTTGTTGCACGGGAAGATCGGCACACCCCGCCAGGCGGGGATCTCGTGCCCGTCGACGTTCGCCGTGCCCGGCACCAGACCACGCCGGTTGCACTGCCGGAAGAAGGCCGAGATCGCCTTCGGATGGGCGATGAACAACTTGGTCTTGCGGCGCATCGACAGCAGTTCGTCCATGTCGTCGGGGGTCGGCGGCCCCGTGAAGGTGCTGACGCGCTGCCCGTGGTCGGCGTTGGCCAGCAGCCCGAACTCCCGGTTGTTGACCAGCTCCCATTCCTGCCGTTCGCGGATCTCCTCGATGGTGAGGCGGAGTTGCTGTTCGGTCTGGTTCATCGGGTCGTTGAAGAGGTCGGCCACCCGGGTGTGCACGCGCAGCACGGTCTGGGTGAGGGACAACTCGTACTCACGTGGCGAGAGTTCGTAGTCGACGTAGCCGCCGTCGATCGTCGGCTCGCCGGTGTGGCCGGCCTGCACCGGAACGTGGGCCTCGCCCTTGCGGTTCATGGGCAGCTTCTGGCGTTCGCCGTACGCCTCCAGGTGCGCCGCGAGGGACGGCACCCGGTCGACGATCTCCGCGACCACGGACCAGGGGAGCGCCAGCAGTACGCCGGCCGTCTCCGCGCGCACCGAGCTCCGCCACAGCGGCTCGGACTGGCCGATGGCCTCGTCGCCGAGCTGGTCGCCGTCGGTGACGACCCCGAGGATCTCCTCCTCGCCGTACTTGCCCTCGGTGAAGCGGGTGAAGCGGCCGTGCACGACGAGAAAGGCCTCCGTGACCGACTGCCCGGCGGCGACGAGCACCTGGCCGGCCCGGACCTCGCGCACCCGGAAGCGGCTCGCGATCTCCTTGAGGACATCGATGTCGGAGTAGCCGCGAAGGGTGGGCAGTTCGGTGAGCGTCTGCGGGATGACCTTGATGTCGTCGGCGCCGTTCTGCTCGAACTGCACCCGGCCACGGCCCACGCGCAGTTGGAGACGCCGGTTGACCCGGTAGGTACCGCCCTTGACGTCCACCCACGGCAGCATCTTCAGCAGCCATCGCGAGGAGATGGCCTGCATCTGCGGTTCGGACTTGGTGGTCGTGGTGAGTTGGCGCGCCGCATGGGTGCTGAGACTGGTGAGTTGTCCGTCGGCGGAGGGGCCGGAGTCGTCGGTGGCGGGTTCCGTGGCGCTGTCGGGTACGGACACGTATCTCCCTAGAGGGTGATCGGGCGTGAGCGAAGTGGTCGGTGACGACGGCAACCGCGGGCGCGTGATGGGGGCTGCCCAGTGGCACTGGTGAGCCGCACGCGCCGCAGGGACAAGCCAAACAGCGCAGGTGGTGGGGTCGGTACGGCGTGAAGGGGGCGGTTTGATCACCTCGGTGGTGCAAACTCTCCCTGGAAGCAGAGGGCACACGCGCATGTGCCTGCACGCCGGTCGCGTTCGGCCCGACGTGCGGGCGCGCGGGGCGCGCGACCTGCGGGCTCTCGCACTTCGTGTCCCGTCCGGCGCGCGGGCCGCACGAGGCTCAGGAGACGTCGTTCACCAGTACGGCCGCTCCGTCGAAGCGCCCGGCCTTGAGATCCCGCAGTGCCTCGTCCGCCCGGGAGAGCGGATACGTGTGTGTCGTGGCGCGCACGGAGTGCTCGGCGGCGAGTGCCAGGAACTCACGGCCGTCCGCGCGCGTGTTGGAGGTGACGCTGCGCAGCTGCTTCTCGTAGAACAGCTCGGTCTCGTAGCGCAGTGCCGGGACGTCGGAGAGGTGGATGCCCGCGACGGCCAGGGTGCCGCCCCGGTCGAGGGCGCGCAGCGCGACCGGGACCAGCTCACCGACCGGCGCGAACAGGATCGCGCTGTCCAGTGGCTCGGGCGGCATCTCCTGCGCGTCGCGCGCCGAGGCGGCGCCCAGATCGAGCGCCAGCTGCCGCGCGGCCGCCCCGCGCGTGAGGACGTGGACCGTGGCGCCCTCGGCCATCGCCACCTGCGCGCACAGATGGGCACTGCCCCCGAAGCCGTACAGCCCGAGCCGCCCGCCCGGTGGCAGCGCAGCGCGTCGCAGGGCGCGATACCCGATGATCCCGGCGCACAGCAGCGGCGCGCACGACACGTCGTCCAGGCAGGCGGGCAGACGGTACGCGAACGCGGCCGGCACGGTCGTGTACTCGGCGTACCCGCCGTCGGCGTCCCAGCCGGTGTACACCGAGGCCGGGCACAGGTTCTCGGCGCCCCGCGCGCAGTAGCCGCACGAACCGTCGGTCCGCCGCAGCCAGGCGACCCCCACCCGCTCCCCGACGCCGAAGCCGCTCACAGCCGCCCCGAACCCCGCGACCTCGCCGACGACCTCGTGCCCCGGCGTCACACCCGGCCGGTGCACCTCCAGATCACCCTCGGCGACGTGCAGATCCGTGCGGCACACCCCGCACGCCCACACGCGCACGAGCAGTTCGTCGTCCCCCGGCACCGGCACCGGCTTCTCGACCGGCCGCAGGGACCCCGACTCGACCGGCCCCGGCTCGACCACCGACCACGCACGCATCGTCCCGTCCGCCATACCGTGTCCCGTTCGTCGACCGGCTGCCGTCCACCCCCAGTCTGGAGCGGAAAGGGGCATTCGGCGCGCGGCCGGAGGGCCGGGTGACTAGCGTAAGAATCCGGACAACTCACCGATCCGGGAGAGGGCCGCGATCATGGCCGTGAAACCTGCAGGAACGCCGATCTGGGCCGATGCGATGTTCAGTGACGTCGAGGGAGCAAAGAGCTTCTACGGCGACGTCCTGGGCTGGACCTTCGGCGAGGAGTCGACGGAGTTCGGCAACTACACCCAGGCGTACGCGAACGGCAAGGCGGCCGCCGCGGTGGTGCCGCCGATGCCCGGCCAGGAGGGCCAGTCGCAGTGGTGCCTCTACTTCGCCTCCTCCGACGCGGGCGCGAGCGCCGCCAAGATCCGTGAGAACGGCGGCGAGGTCCTGATGGAGCCGATGGCGGTCGGTGAGTTCGGCAGCATGTGCCTGGCCCGGGACCCCGGCGGTGTCGTCTTCGGTGTCTGGCAGCCCGGCACCCACAAGGGCTTCGAGACGGAGATGGATCAGCACGGCGCCTTGTGCTGGTCGGAGATCTTCACCCGCGAGCCGGAGAAGTCCGACGCCTTCTTCCCCGCCGTGTTCGGCTATGGGCAGCAGCAGATGGAAGACGGGGAGATGGACTTCCGGCTCTACACCCTTGGCAAGGACAACATGGCCCTGGGCCGGATGAAGATGACGTCCGACTTCCCGCCCGACATCCCGCCGTGGATCAACGTCTACTTCAACGTCCCCGACTGCGACGACGCCGTCGCCAAGGCCACCAAACTCGGCGGAACCCTTCGCTTCGGCCCGATGACCAGCCCCTTCGGCCGGTTCGCGGCGCTGAGCGACCCGCAGGGCGCGAACTTCTCGGTGATCGACACCGGCACGACCGAGGGCGACATGCCCAAGCTCAGCGACGTCTCCTGACCGACTCCGCGATTCCGGGCACCCGGCCCGCCCATGGCATGATCGGGCCCATGCTTGAACGTGTAGTGGCCGCGTGCGACGGGGCTTCCAAGGGAAACCCCGGACCGGCGGGCTGGGCCTGGGTCGTCGCCGACGAAACGGAGACCCCGGCCCGCTGGGAGGCGGGACCGCTCGGCAAGGCCACCAACAACGTCGCGGAGCTCACCGCCCTGGAACAGCTGCTCACCGCGACCGACCCGGACGTACCGCTGGA is a window from the Streptomyces sp. NBC_00299 genome containing:
- a CDS encoding VOC family protein yields the protein MAVKPAGTPIWADAMFSDVEGAKSFYGDVLGWTFGEESTEFGNYTQAYANGKAAAAVVPPMPGQEGQSQWCLYFASSDAGASAAKIRENGGEVLMEPMAVGEFGSMCLARDPGGVVFGVWQPGTHKGFETEMDQHGALCWSEIFTREPEKSDAFFPAVFGYGQQQMEDGEMDFRLYTLGKDNMALGRMKMTSDFPPDIPPWINVYFNVPDCDDAVAKATKLGGTLRFGPMTSPFGRFAALSDPQGANFSVIDTGTTEGDMPKLSDVS
- a CDS encoding family 2 encapsulin nanocompartment cargo protein terpene cyclase; protein product: MSTSSPVSGFALPGPPDIASSFGTQRRTGAIPGLRYRQVAPADPVKAAEVDRRLEEWARHLDLFPEAWKGDFSGFQFGRAVVLQHPQALDLERLTAAGELLLAENVVDSCYCEEDEGRGGARRGLGGRLIMAQSALDPYHGIPELEEQWRHGVRADGPLRSYHFALQDYAAFATPSQTDRFVHDIARLHLGYLAEAAWAETRYVPQVWEYLVMRQFNNFRPCLSIVDAVDGYELPEAVYARPEIQRITALACNATTIVNDLYSFTKELASDPDHLNLPQVIAANEHCGLKAAYLKAVEIHNRIMEAFEEESALLSVTSPLVERYARGLSDWVAGNHEWHSTNTHRYHLPNYW
- a CDS encoding family 2B encapsulin nanocompartment shell protein, whose product is MSVPDSATEPATDDSGPSADGQLTSLSTHAARQLTTTTKSEPQMQAISSRWLLKMLPWVDVKGGTYRVNRRLQLRVGRGRVQFEQNGADDIKVIPQTLTELPTLRGYSDIDVLKEIASRFRVREVRAGQVLVAAGQSVTEAFLVVHGRFTRFTEGKYGEEEILGVVTDGDQLGDEAIGQSEPLWRSSVRAETAGVLLALPWSVVAEIVDRVPSLAAHLEAYGERQKLPMNRKGEAHVPVQAGHTGEPTIDGGYVDYELSPREYELSLTQTVLRVHTRVADLFNDPMNQTEQQLRLTIEEIRERQEWELVNNREFGLLANADHGQRVSTFTGPPTPDDMDELLSMRRKTKLFIAHPKAISAFFRQCNRRGLVPGTANVDGHEIPAWRGVPIFPCNKIPISPQHTSSIIALRTGEGDQGAVGLYQTGIPEEYQPGLNVRFMGIDANSIMRYLVTAYYSMAILVPDAVGILENAQIGRTAE
- a CDS encoding geranyl diphosphate 2-C-methyltransferase produces the protein MTIAPDAGTKAASVPTQSTYQTRVADYWNAEENPVNLELGKLDDLYHHHYGIGAADRAVLDERDPDLRRERITTELHRLEHAQAELLADRLGPLAPTDRVFDAGCGRGGGSVTAHLRYGCHADGVTISQKQAEFANAQARKRGIDGRVRYHHRNMLDTGLQTGAYAASWNNESTMYVELDLLFAEHARLLRRGGRYVTITGCYNDTYGRASREVSLINAHYICDIHPRSEYFRAMARNRLVPVHVEDLTEATMPYWELRREAEHLVTGIEDTFLTAYRNGSFQYLLIAADRV
- a CDS encoding zinc-binding alcohol dehydrogenase family protein; this translates as MRAWSVVEPGPVESGSLRPVEKPVPVPGDDELLVRVWACGVCRTDLHVAEGDLEVHRPGVTPGHEVVGEVAGFGAAVSGFGVGERVGVAWLRRTDGSCGYCARGAENLCPASVYTGWDADGGYAEYTTVPAAFAYRLPACLDDVSCAPLLCAGIIGYRALRRAALPPGGRLGLYGFGGSAHLCAQVAMAEGATVHVLTRGAAARQLALDLGAASARDAQEMPPEPLDSAILFAPVGELVPVALRALDRGGTLAVAGIHLSDVPALRYETELFYEKQLRSVTSNTRADGREFLALAAEHSVRATTHTYPLSRADEALRDLKAGRFDGAAVLVNDVS